One stretch of Thermodesulfovibrio thiophilus DSM 17215 DNA includes these proteins:
- a CDS encoding energy transducer TonB, translating into MHKIQFFILFSIFLHILFFIALLSFAYRVKDNSKIEVFIVTEFSTPVRENLNITKSLQKKQKNYYTQIQQKSNNTTDAKEINAEPSESIKSNTKSIKETCCAVSSSPVISRTSERSLRIESDNQSRSDNRIIDTTFGAVNGPQFIYRETPVYPKIARRLGKEGRVVLRLIINEHGKLIDIEVIEKAPYGFTESAIDAVKKSKFYPAIKDGKAVACKAILPVRFILK; encoded by the coding sequence ATGCATAAAATTCAATTCTTTATTTTGTTTTCAATATTTCTACATATTTTATTTTTTATTGCATTGTTAAGTTTTGCTTATCGTGTCAAGGACAACAGTAAAATTGAAGTTTTTATTGTAACCGAATTTTCTACTCCTGTTAGAGAAAATTTGAATATAACAAAAAGTTTGCAAAAAAAACAGAAAAATTATTATACACAAATACAACAGAAATCAAACAACACAACAGATGCTAAAGAAATTAATGCAGAACCTTCAGAATCAATAAAATCTAATACTAAATCCATCAAAGAAACATGCTGCGCTGTTTCGTCCTCTCCTGTAATATCAAGAACATCAGAAAGGTCATTAAGAATCGAAAGTGATAATCAAAGTCGCAGTGATAACAGGATTATAGATACTACCTTTGGCGCAGTTAACGGACCTCAGTTTATCTACAGAGAAACCCCGGTTTACCCTAAAATTGCAAGAAGGCTTGGAAAGGAAGGAAGAGTAGTTCTTAGACTTATAATAAATGAACATGGTAAGCTTATAGATATTGAAGTTATTGAAAAGGCTCCATATGGTTTTACAGAATCAGCTATAGATGCCGTAAAAAAATCAAAATTTTACCCTGCTATAAAAGA